One part of the Paenibacillus silvisoli genome encodes these proteins:
- a CDS encoding aldo/keto reductase gives MIYTTFGQTGLRVSKLGLGGAPLAGDFGRTDEAEVQSLIHEAIDSGINFIDTAPKYGMGESERRIGKALAGRRDKVIIASKAVRSDLRYDFDSTIRSVEDSLQRLQTDWIDILQLHDVETQPVDLIMNETVPALEKLKRDGKIRFTGVTTRILPLLLDYMRTGSFDAIQFYTRYMLIDHTAKDEVMPLAQETGIGVINGSVLGLGMLADAPAHFLEEEISLKAQSRIDQLQFLRKTEPKGLIEPAMRFSLSHPAIHVTLTGTSSRTSLRTNLSYCDGKGLDNDELQRVYDLFQGQPLFD, from the coding sequence ATGATTTATACAACATTCGGACAAACCGGTCTTCGCGTCTCCAAGCTTGGCTTAGGCGGCGCACCGCTTGCAGGCGACTTTGGCAGGACGGATGAAGCGGAGGTACAAAGCCTCATTCACGAGGCAATCGATTCCGGTATTAATTTCATCGATACCGCGCCGAAGTATGGCATGGGTGAATCCGAGCGACGGATTGGCAAAGCGCTTGCTGGACGTAGAGATAAGGTCATTATCGCGTCGAAAGCGGTCCGTTCGGATCTTCGTTACGATTTCGACAGCACGATCCGTTCTGTTGAAGACAGCTTACAGCGGCTGCAAACCGATTGGATCGATATCCTGCAGCTGCATGATGTGGAAACGCAACCGGTCGATCTCATCATGAACGAAACTGTCCCGGCCCTCGAGAAGCTGAAGCGAGATGGGAAAATTCGTTTTACCGGCGTGACGACTCGTATCCTGCCTCTACTGCTGGATTATATGAGAACAGGCAGCTTCGATGCCATTCAATTCTATACTCGTTATATGCTGATCGATCATACGGCTAAGGATGAAGTGATGCCTCTTGCACAGGAAACCGGTATCGGCGTCATTAATGGCAGCGTTCTGGGACTTGGCATGCTGGCGGATGCGCCAGCTCATTTTTTGGAAGAGGAAATCTCGCTCAAGGCGCAAAGCCGTATTGACCAGCTGCAATTCTTGCGCAAGACAGAGCCGAAGGGCCTTATTGAGCCTGCCATGCGGTTTAGCTTAAGCCATCCCGCTATTCATGTGACATTAACGGGAACGTCTTCGCGGACGTCTCTTCGAACCAACCTGTCCTACTGCGATGGGAAAGGCCTGGATAATGATGAACTTCAGCGTGTCTATGATCTGTTCCAAGGCCAGCCATTGTTTGACTAG
- a CDS encoding L-rhamnose mutarotase, whose protein sequence is MNSTKTTIFKVAKLHPNKVDLYQQLHDEIPPANLKHMQEAGIVSLRIFREGSTLFMVVESDMALEMPNRVVDQAVEERWKTLTGECFAEFWQDAGEIYIFSRKED, encoded by the coding sequence ATGAATAGTACCAAGACAACGATATTCAAAGTTGCAAAGCTGCATCCGAACAAAGTTGATCTGTACCAGCAGCTTCATGACGAAATACCTCCAGCGAATCTAAAGCATATGCAAGAGGCAGGTATCGTTTCGCTGCGGATTTTCCGCGAAGGATCGACGTTGTTCATGGTCGTGGAGTCGGATATGGCGCTTGAAATGCCGAACCGAGTTGTGGATCAAGCAGTAGAAGAACGCTGGAAGACGCTGACCGGCGAGTGCTTCGCGGAATTTTGGCAGGATGCCGGCGAAATTTATATCTTCTCTCGGAAAGAGGATTGA
- a CDS encoding amidohydrolase family protein → MIIDAHQHYWKLDRGDYGWLTPEVGETLYRDYMPENVRSEMDRCGVTGAIIVQAAPTIAETEFLLELCELDEKLIGVVGWLDLNGSDFEKHYVRLRSSRRFIGIRPNFPSVPDGDWSRYPQIIHNLTLIAEDRFPVDLLIRPSVYPDMIGMLKCVPGLWAIIDHLGVPSIENGVDLEWRVGLEQMAAYEHVYCKLSGLATGSGGRAWKAAEVKPYVKLANDMFGSKRLLFGSDWPVSLQAGGYGDMLELAREVLPSEWSSAEIEDVFGRNAIQFYQLERKEVLPG, encoded by the coding sequence ATGATTATTGACGCCCATCAGCATTACTGGAAGCTAGATCGCGGCGATTACGGCTGGTTAACGCCTGAGGTCGGCGAGACGCTGTATAGAGACTATATGCCAGAGAATGTCCGCTCTGAAATGGACCGCTGTGGCGTGACGGGTGCAATTATAGTGCAAGCGGCACCGACAATAGCGGAAACGGAGTTTCTACTCGAATTGTGCGAGCTTGACGAGAAATTAATCGGCGTTGTGGGCTGGCTCGATTTGAACGGATCCGACTTTGAGAAGCATTACGTGAGGCTGCGGTCTAGTCGACGATTTATCGGTATTCGCCCTAATTTCCCTTCTGTACCGGATGGTGACTGGTCCCGGTATCCACAAATCATTCATAACCTTACCCTGATCGCAGAGGACCGCTTTCCGGTCGATCTCCTGATTCGTCCGTCGGTTTATCCTGACATGATCGGTATGCTGAAGTGCGTTCCCGGACTTTGGGCGATTATCGACCATTTAGGTGTTCCGAGTATCGAGAACGGCGTGGATCTTGAATGGAGGGTCGGACTTGAGCAGATGGCGGCATACGAGCATGTATACTGCAAGCTGTCAGGACTAGCGACCGGCTCGGGAGGCCGTGCATGGAAGGCAGCAGAAGTGAAGCCGTACGTCAAGTTGGCAAATGATATGTTCGGTTCGAAGCGGCTGTTGTTCGGTAGCGACTGGCCAGTTAGTCTGCAGGCGGGCGGCTACGGCGATATGTTGGAGCTCGCAAGGGAAGTGCTGCCCTCTGAATGGAGCTCGGCTGAAATAGAGGATGTGTTCGGAAGGAATGCGATTCAATTCTATCAATTAGAGAGAAAGGAAGTTCTTCCAGGATGA
- a CDS encoding glycoside hydrolase family 43 protein → MIDEAIDAGKVGIVTNPVLPGDHPDPSIVRVGTDYYMVTSTFQFFPGVQVLHSVDLVNWKAIGHVITRKSQLDLTGMPDSFGVFAPDISYYDGKFWVVVPYYHGQPRCTTLLFTADRPEGPYSEAIMLNHHFIDPSIFNDDDGKRYLVFGGGWVHEMERDGSGLVGEAKQVWPGTGGAAPEAPHILKRNGWYYLMLAEGGTFFGHMETLSRSRSIWGPYEPCPHNPVLTQRDPEKFIQRAGHGKLVQDEEGNWWMFHLGGRPLTPGGYCPLGRETFLQPVQWTDDEWFTVGDAGEPCASLVLTQHGLVQAPACDLHDHFTGTELSPDWEWVRHPVEEGYSLSPKGLRIVCKPFIPYSLQSTLLLTRRWHSFGFEATATVAFYPESRGEEAGMTMYRDTDAFLFFNVRNGLGQTAAQPFDVKRLYENQEHEGLYLEVGQYVNVLKTTLGTWRLPIQHGERIWLKIRLEPKTQLFTLFYSIDGRVFEETGIALSAEFLYPERSNRFLCFTAPRIGLYARGVYGEMEGYAQFSSFTMEPLR, encoded by the coding sequence ATGATAGATGAAGCTATTGACGCAGGCAAAGTCGGTATAGTGACAAATCCTGTGCTGCCCGGGGATCATCCCGATCCCTCGATCGTACGGGTCGGGACCGATTACTACATGGTCACCTCGACTTTTCAGTTTTTCCCCGGCGTGCAGGTGCTTCATTCCGTCGATCTAGTGAATTGGAAAGCCATTGGTCACGTCATTACGCGGAAGAGCCAGCTCGATCTAACCGGGATGCCGGATTCCTTCGGGGTATTCGCGCCTGATATCTCGTATTATGACGGCAAGTTCTGGGTAGTCGTTCCCTATTACCACGGTCAGCCGCGCTGCACGACGCTGCTGTTCACGGCCGACCGGCCGGAGGGGCCATACAGCGAGGCGATCATGCTTAATCATCACTTTATTGATCCGTCGATCTTCAACGATGACGATGGGAAGCGCTATTTGGTATTCGGCGGCGGATGGGTGCATGAGATGGAGCGGGACGGCTCTGGTCTCGTCGGTGAGGCGAAGCAGGTTTGGCCGGGAACGGGAGGTGCTGCCCCGGAAGCGCCGCATATCTTGAAACGGAATGGATGGTACTACCTCATGCTTGCTGAAGGTGGCACCTTCTTCGGTCATATGGAAACGCTTTCGAGAAGCCGGTCGATATGGGGGCCTTATGAGCCTTGCCCGCATAATCCTGTGCTTACGCAACGTGACCCCGAGAAATTCATACAGCGGGCGGGTCACGGCAAGCTCGTTCAAGATGAGGAAGGAAACTGGTGGATGTTCCACCTCGGCGGCCGACCATTAACGCCTGGAGGCTACTGTCCGCTTGGCAGGGAAACGTTCCTTCAGCCGGTTCAATGGACGGATGATGAATGGTTCACGGTCGGAGACGCAGGCGAGCCCTGCGCGTCATTGGTGCTGACACAACATGGACTGGTACAAGCGCCGGCTTGCGATCTCCATGATCATTTTACCGGAACCGAGCTTTCTCCGGATTGGGAATGGGTTAGACATCCTGTTGAAGAGGGGTATTCGTTGTCACCTAAAGGGCTTCGGATCGTTTGCAAACCGTTTATTCCATATTCATTGCAATCGACGCTCCTATTAACGAGGCGCTGGCATAGTTTTGGATTTGAAGCGACCGCCACGGTAGCATTCTACCCTGAGAGCAGGGGTGAGGAAGCCGGGATGACGATGTATCGGGACACAGATGCGTTCCTGTTCTTCAATGTTCGCAATGGGCTCGGCCAGACGGCAGCACAGCCTTTCGACGTCAAGCGCTTGTACGAGAATCAAGAGCACGAAGGTCTCTACTTAGAGGTCGGACAATATGTGAACGTGCTAAAGACAACGTTAGGTACATGGCGCCTGCCTATACAGCACGGCGAGCGGATATGGCTCAAAATCCGTTTAGAACCGAAGACACAGCTTTTTACGCTGTTCTATTCAATAGACGGCCGAGTCTTCGAAGAAACCGGAATCGCATTATCAGCAGAATTTCTTTACCCGGAACGAAGCAATCGCTTCTTGTGCTTCACTGCGCCGCGAATTGGCCTCTATGCCAGAGGCGTATACGGAGAGATGGAGGGTTATGCTCAATTCAGTTCCTTCACGATGGAACCGCTCCGGTAA
- a CDS encoding carbohydrate-binding protein: MKTYFAKKACSVLICLVILSSYICIQNVSSASATATIYYVDAANGLDTNDGTTLQTPYKTIQQAANMAQAGDTVLIRGGTYRESVTPAYSGTPGNPITYTNYNNESVTISGADEVGTSGWVLDSGNIYKKAGVTSPLGVYDLQVFVDGAEMDLARWPNAGSWASYGTIGYGYITSNTIPGSSNDWTGGVIKGDTYDGWDVLGWKITGYDAATHKISYDTMGLPATGYEYSWMLPGYRPLSSWGANTGSKFYLAGARVGLDIAKEWSLDKATDTLYLWTPNGDSPANHTVEVKARKDGFDLGTNQYINIQGINFTACAVNALDAQHITIDRIMSTYGNINRLKFDTNPPLDYPFYDASENFNTAVMLGAVKNHYGKFNTLKNSAIHTSDSMLVTVGGEGSKIFNNDIYESLNNAGMVVSGKGHLISYNSIHDSAAGAVAYTGYGSIFEYNHFYDDNKVSNSDGGFVHPYNNDLGNTEFHHNIINNSTGTTYGLYLDNGTSNAALFRNVIYNVPNGAILSNDPNDFVSVLNNTGYNSGKMFIQSWGGSVPHHAYMSQGVNNITSAQTFVVSNDATKNNNIESNGSPGFINAAASDFHLSSSSPAKDYGIVLPGITDGYVGTAPDAGALEYNGSDWTAGSNLANPPAEPTFTPSSWPMKNLVYNSGFESALWGGSLNYDAFNGWTTGGSNTAEVFHSSPSWSHYVETGFYSIKLNSGDYIQQTITGLQPNTRYQAAAYMRMDQAVSGSSVSLAVDNFGGAAVPPQTVTSTAWPMSHPVITFTTGPSSTSATIKLYKDSGTANAAFIDDVSLVTAAPLASGQLDRTGWIASASHSFSNTPAGLALDGSLGSYWSTGALQTNGMWYQVDMGASQTFNKFKMNIFNNDFPIAYSIYVSNDGTNWGSSIASGAGSSGTIEVNFSPQTARYIKIVQTGSSTTNYWAMSEFNLYHVVPASSLIEAESSTSSQGVQTASGGTGTYVGWIDGGDWLAYKNVDFGSGMTQFTANIAVPSSNAGQQLELRLDSPSGTVIGTMTVNSSGSWTTYTSQSVSVAGASGIHDLYIVAKGSGSGYGNLDSFTFTNISSTRYEAENATLNGVTVENLTGASNGKNIGYFDNSGDYVSFASVVSGNTLSIRFSNGNTTSNQAGLYINGSKVQTVTFPSTGSWSTYSTMVISLPISGSVKLQIDSADKTANGTKACCNLDYVEII, encoded by the coding sequence ATGAAAACGTATTTTGCCAAGAAAGCATGCTCTGTATTAATATGTCTAGTGATATTATCCTCGTATATCTGTATTCAGAATGTTTCAAGTGCTTCTGCCACGGCGACAATTTATTATGTTGATGCTGCTAATGGATTGGACACCAACGACGGAACGACATTGCAGACCCCGTACAAGACGATTCAACAAGCCGCGAATATGGCACAAGCGGGCGATACGGTACTAATTAGAGGCGGAACATACAGGGAGTCCGTGACGCCTGCCTATTCCGGTACTCCTGGGAATCCGATTACCTATACGAACTATAATAATGAATCGGTTACGATTAGCGGTGCGGACGAGGTTGGGACAAGCGGATGGGTGCTCGATAGCGGAAATATCTATAAAAAGGCAGGCGTTACTTCTCCGTTAGGCGTCTATGATTTGCAAGTGTTCGTCGATGGCGCGGAAATGGATTTGGCCAGATGGCCAAATGCCGGGTCCTGGGCGTCCTACGGCACAATCGGTTACGGCTATATCACTTCGAATACGATACCTGGTTCTTCGAATGATTGGACTGGTGGCGTAATAAAAGGAGATACGTACGATGGCTGGGATGTGCTCGGGTGGAAAATTACAGGCTATGATGCAGCAACGCATAAAATAAGCTATGACACCATGGGGTTGCCAGCAACGGGGTACGAGTATTCGTGGATGCTGCCGGGCTATCGACCTCTCTCATCTTGGGGCGCGAATACGGGAAGCAAGTTTTATCTGGCCGGTGCTAGAGTAGGCCTTGATATCGCCAAAGAATGGAGTCTCGACAAAGCAACTGACACGCTTTATCTGTGGACACCAAACGGAGATTCTCCTGCGAATCATACTGTTGAGGTTAAAGCTAGAAAAGACGGTTTTGATCTTGGAACGAATCAGTATATTAACATTCAGGGAATTAACTTCACAGCTTGCGCCGTCAACGCACTTGATGCGCAGCACATCACGATTGACCGGATCATGTCAACGTATGGTAATATAAATCGGCTGAAGTTCGATACCAATCCGCCGCTAGACTATCCTTTCTATGATGCCAGCGAGAACTTTAACACGGCTGTTATGTTAGGCGCGGTTAAAAATCATTATGGCAAATTCAACACTTTAAAAAACAGCGCCATTCATACCTCGGATTCCATGCTCGTGACAGTGGGCGGAGAAGGCAGCAAAATCTTTAATAATGATATCTATGAGAGCTTAAACAATGCGGGAATGGTTGTCAGCGGGAAAGGCCACTTGATCAGCTACAATTCTATACATGATAGTGCCGCAGGAGCCGTAGCGTATACCGGGTACGGCAGTATTTTCGAATACAATCATTTTTATGACGATAATAAAGTTTCCAACAGCGACGGTGGATTCGTTCATCCCTATAATAACGATCTAGGCAACACGGAGTTTCATCATAACATTATCAATAATTCCACAGGAACCACGTATGGCTTATACCTGGATAACGGGACTTCCAACGCGGCACTGTTTAGGAATGTGATTTATAACGTGCCTAATGGGGCTATTTTGTCTAATGATCCTAACGATTTCGTTTCCGTGCTGAATAATACGGGGTATAACTCTGGAAAAATGTTCATTCAGTCCTGGGGAGGAAGCGTCCCGCACCATGCTTATATGTCACAAGGCGTGAACAACATCACGTCAGCGCAAACTTTCGTTGTCTCGAATGACGCAACCAAAAACAATAATATCGAGAGCAATGGCAGCCCCGGGTTCATTAATGCAGCAGCATCCGACTTTCATCTTAGCTCTTCGTCACCAGCCAAAGATTACGGAATCGTCTTGCCGGGTATAACGGACGGATATGTCGGGACGGCTCCCGATGCCGGCGCGCTTGAGTATAACGGCAGTGATTGGACCGCAGGCAGCAATCTGGCGAATCCTCCGGCAGAGCCGACTTTTACGCCTTCAAGCTGGCCGATGAAGAATCTAGTTTATAATTCCGGATTCGAGTCTGCATTATGGGGCGGTTCCTTAAATTACGATGCATTTAATGGTTGGACCACAGGCGGCAGCAACACTGCCGAAGTATTCCATTCCAGCCCTAGCTGGAGCCATTATGTAGAAACAGGGTTCTACTCGATTAAATTGAATTCTGGCGATTATATTCAGCAGACGATTACAGGACTCCAGCCGAATACAAGATACCAGGCAGCTGCCTACATGCGTATGGATCAGGCTGTATCAGGCAGTTCGGTGAGCTTGGCGGTTGATAACTTTGGCGGTGCAGCGGTTCCGCCTCAAACGGTAACTAGTACTGCATGGCCGATGTCACATCCGGTAATCACGTTTACAACTGGCCCTAGCAGTACAAGTGCAACGATTAAGCTGTACAAGGATTCGGGCACAGCCAATGCGGCCTTCATAGACGATGTATCTCTGGTGACCGCAGCACCGTTGGCGTCAGGTCAATTGGATCGGACCGGCTGGATAGCTTCCGCATCGCACAGCTTTTCGAATACGCCGGCAGGCCTTGCTCTTGATGGAAGTTTAGGCTCGTATTGGTCAACTGGGGCGCTGCAAACAAACGGTATGTGGTATCAGGTTGATATGGGAGCAAGTCAAACCTTCAACAAGTTCAAAATGAATATTTTTAATAATGACTTTCCGATTGCCTATTCGATTTATGTTTCAAACGACGGTACAAATTGGGGCAGTTCCATTGCAAGCGGAGCCGGCTCATCAGGTACGATCGAGGTCAACTTCAGCCCGCAAACAGCCAGATACATTAAAATCGTGCAAACCGGAAGCAGTACAACGAACTACTGGGCGATGTCCGAGTTTAACTTGTATCATGTCGTACCGGCATCATCATTGATCGAGGCCGAAAGTTCCACGTCCTCACAAGGTGTGCAGACGGCAAGCGGCGGTACCGGTACTTACGTCGGCTGGATTGACGGGGGAGACTGGCTGGCTTACAAGAATGTCGACTTTGGATCGGGGATGACTCAATTCACAGCAAACATCGCCGTACCTTCTTCCAATGCGGGTCAGCAGCTGGAGTTGCGTCTGGATAGCCCGTCAGGAACCGTTATTGGAACCATGACTGTGAATAGTTCAGGCAGTTGGACGACATATACAAGCCAGTCGGTTAGCGTAGCTGGAGCAAGTGGCATTCATGATTTGTATATCGTGGCTAAGGGCAGCGGTAGTGGATATGGCAATCTGGATTCGTTCACTTTCACGAACATATCGTCCACGAGATATGAAGCTGAGAATGCAACGCTTAATGGGGTAACGGTAGAGAATCTTACGGGTGCCTCTAATGGAAAAAACATTGGATACTTTGACAATAGCGGAGATTATGTGAGTTTTGCTTCGGTCGTTTCGGGTAATACGCTTTCCATCCGTTTCTCGAACGGTAACACAACCTCCAACCAGGCAGGCTTATACATCAATGGTTCGAAGGTGCAAACCGTAACGTTTCCTTCAACCGGAAGCTGGTCCACGTACAGCACAATGGTTATTAGCTTGCCGATTAGTGGCAGTGTCAAGCTGCAAATCGACAGCGCCGATAAAACGGCAAATGGCACGAAGGCTTGCTGTAACTTGGATTATGTTGAGATCATTTAA
- a CDS encoding right-handed parallel beta-helix repeat-containing protein — MNYYVAVHGSDSNPGTEQEPFASLTKARDCVRSINGLMTEDIVVYIRGGIYYLDREFALDDRDSGSNGFNVQYRNYPGETPILYGGHRITNWEHIKFGVYKAKVDRNWAFQSLIEHDEWGIRYASAALTGPGQWYLDEQAGELVYWPRSSDFSMANIAAPIIKDMFRLVGSSPSAPVRNIQIIGLQLQLTDTVKHFDYVDSIDFVNGNAEREETKHGLIYMENAESITVKNCRLMNAGVCGVWLNKHAQHNEIYGNWIEGSGLNGVYLTGWSFDQGPFTSAEDAYVNKFNRVSNNFIYDSGKFELTRGSGIQLHQSGDNEISHNRIMKAPRYGISMKGDRYGVLENHGSIYGIPVTRDNRYDFLYTRNNRIMFNDVSNVMMNSEDGAGIESWGAGTGNVYDHNCVHDFVNLNHWRNWFGGIYLDDCSDYMTVTNNIVYGIHGGHAFGIMEKGIENRVFNNIIANNGLTWAIWMQEFAEVSYGLKLGCNILFNNSTTAIYGFEHLREGFAGNPVYTSVYEGELPERIASFDHNLIYEPVGSTDVLMGDKNTVYLSYENWKAAYGYDVHTIQGKDPLFVDAENGDFRLHPDSPALALGFTPIDQSLIGLKSDFPWEPKQTTPVSVLIEANGIRTLPRLHQAAKEVTL, encoded by the coding sequence TTGAATTATTACGTAGCTGTTCATGGTAGTGATTCTAATCCGGGTACGGAACAAGAGCCGTTCGCTTCACTTACGAAGGCGCGCGACTGCGTTCGCTCCATTAATGGCCTAATGACGGAGGATATCGTCGTTTATATACGCGGGGGGATCTATTATCTGGATCGGGAGTTCGCGCTTGACGATCGGGATAGCGGTTCAAACGGATTTAACGTTCAATACCGCAATTACCCTGGCGAAACGCCGATTCTCTACGGAGGGCATCGAATTACAAATTGGGAACATATCAAATTTGGTGTTTATAAAGCGAAGGTTGATCGTAATTGGGCATTTCAATCGTTAATCGAACACGACGAATGGGGAATTCGTTACGCCAGCGCGGCGCTTACAGGTCCTGGCCAATGGTATTTGGACGAACAAGCAGGAGAACTGGTCTATTGGCCGCGAAGCTCAGACTTCTCCATGGCTAACATTGCAGCACCGATCATAAAAGATATGTTCCGACTGGTTGGAAGCTCGCCATCAGCTCCGGTAAGGAACATTCAAATTATCGGGTTGCAGCTTCAATTAACGGATACCGTCAAACATTTTGATTATGTAGATTCCATTGATTTTGTCAACGGCAACGCAGAGCGTGAAGAGACAAAGCACGGTCTAATCTATATGGAAAATGCGGAATCCATTACGGTTAAGAATTGCAGACTTATGAATGCCGGCGTATGTGGAGTATGGCTCAACAAGCATGCGCAGCATAACGAAATTTATGGGAATTGGATTGAAGGATCCGGTTTAAATGGTGTTTATCTAACGGGTTGGTCCTTCGACCAGGGGCCGTTTACGTCTGCTGAAGATGCTTATGTCAACAAGTTTAATCGTGTATCCAACAATTTCATCTATGACAGCGGCAAATTCGAGCTGACGCGAGGCTCTGGTATACAGCTTCATCAAAGCGGTGACAACGAGATCTCTCATAACCGCATTATGAAAGCGCCGAGATATGGCATCTCCATGAAAGGGGATCGTTACGGTGTCCTCGAAAATCACGGGTCTATCTATGGAATCCCTGTAACGAGAGACAACCGATATGATTTTCTTTATACACGAAATAATCGGATTATGTTTAATGACGTATCTAACGTGATGATGAACTCCGAGGACGGGGCAGGCATTGAATCGTGGGGAGCGGGCACAGGGAATGTATACGATCATAACTGCGTACACGACTTCGTCAATCTGAACCATTGGCGCAATTGGTTCGGCGGCATCTACTTGGATGACTGTTCAGATTACATGACAGTTACAAACAACATCGTATATGGGATACACGGCGGACATGCTTTCGGCATTATGGAGAAAGGCATTGAAAACCGCGTCTTTAATAACATAATTGCGAACAACGGACTGACATGGGCAATCTGGATGCAGGAATTTGCCGAGGTTTCCTATGGGTTAAAGCTGGGCTGCAACATCCTATTCAACAATAGTACGACCGCGATTTATGGCTTTGAACACCTCCGAGAAGGTTTTGCGGGGAATCCCGTATACACATCCGTTTACGAAGGCGAGCTGCCGGAGCGGATTGCGAGCTTCGATCATAATCTCATTTACGAGCCGGTCGGGTCAACGGATGTACTTATGGGAGATAAGAATACCGTCTATCTCTCCTACGAGAACTGGAAAGCGGCTTATGGATACGATGTCCATACCATACAAGGCAAGGATCCGCTCTTCGTGGATGCCGAGAACGGCGACTTCAGACTTCATCCGGACTCGCCGGCTTTAGCGCTCGGCTTTACGCCGATCGATCAGAGTTTGATCGGTCTGAAGAGCGATTTCCCGTGGGAGCCTAAGCAAACGACGCCTGTCAGCGTTTTGATAGAAGCGAATGGCATTCGCACTCTCCCTCGTTTACATCAAGCAGCGAAAGAGGTAACGCTATGA